From the Salipiger sp. CCB-MM3 genome, the window TGAGCCCATCCACCGTGCGGTGAATGTCGTCGAGCGCCCGCCGCGCCAGCAGCGCCTGCCGCGCCTCCATCCACGCGGTGATCTCGGCGGTCTCCTCATCCGAGAGCACATGCTCGCCATGCGGCTTGATCTCGCCCTTGTTGAGATTGACCACGGCGATCTGGTCCATCTCGATGCGGCGCTGCCGGTTCTCGCCGTCCACGCGGAACACCATGGCCCCGTTGTCGCGAACCCGGTAGTAGAAGTCCGGCAGCGCCCCGTTCATCAGCTCAGCCCTTCGCAGAAGGCCGCGATGCGCTTGCACGCCTCGGTCAGCGCCTCATCCGAGGTGGCGTAAGAGATGCGGAACGCCGGCGACAGACCGAAGGCCGCGCCAAACACCACCGCGACGCCCTGCTCTTCGAGCAGCGCCTTGGCGAAGGCCTCGTCGTTCTCGATCTTGGTGCCACCCGCCGAGGTCTTGCCCAGCAGGCCGTCGATCGTCGGGTAGACGTAGAACGCGCCTTCGGGGGTCGGGCATTCGATACCGTCCACCGCGTTGAGCGCGTTCACCACCAGATCACGGCGGCGCTTGAAGACCTCGACCCATTCGCCAAGGAACTCCTGCGGCCCGTTCAGTGCCTCGACCGCCGCCCATTGGCTGATCGAGCAGGGGTTGGTGGTGCTCTGCGACTGGATCTTGCGCATCGCGGCGATCAGATGCTCGGGGCCGCCGGCATAGCCGATGCGCCAGCCGGTCATCGCATAGGCTTTCGACACACCGTTGACCGTCAGCGTGCGCTCGTAAAGCGCCGGCTCCACCTCTGCGGGGGTGCAGAATTCGAAGTCGTCATAGGCGAGGTGCTCATACATGTCGTCGGACAGCACCCAGACGTGCGGGTACTTCATCAGCACGTCGGTCAGCGCCTTCAACTCGGCGCGCGAATAGCCCGCACCCGAGGGGTTGGACGGCGAGTTGAACAGGAACCACTTGGTCTTCGGCGTGATCGCCGCGTCAAGCTGCTCGGGGGTGATCTTGTAGCCGCGCTCGGGCGCGCCGTCGATGAACACCGGCTCGCCCTGCCCCAGCTTGACCATATCCGGGTAGCTCACCCAATAGGGCGCCGGGATGATCACCTCGTCGCCCGGGTTCAACGTCGCCAGCAGCGCGTTGAACAGAACCTGCTTGCCGCCGGTGCTGACCGAGATCTGCGACGGCGTGTAGGTCAGCCCGTTGTCGCGCTTGAACTTGGCACAGATCGCCTGCTTCAGCTCGATGATGCCGTCGGGCGCGGTGTATTTCGTCTTGCCCGCGTCGAGCGCGGCGATGGCGGCGGCCTTGATGTGATCGGGCGTGTCGAAATCCGGCTCGCCCGAGCCAAGACCGATAACGTCCTTGCCCGCGGCCTTCAGCTCGTTGGCAAGCTGTGTCACCGCCACGGTCGGCGAAGGTTTCACGCGAGAGAGAGTGTCGGAAAGAAAGGACATTATGCCACCGTTTGTATTGCTGCGCCTCATGTCATAGGCTGCGGCCCGACACCGTTCAAGCGACTTCCCCTAGGTCGCGACAGGAGATGTCATGGAAGACGAGAACGACTGGTACGGCCCCGAGGCCGCAACCTTCGGCGACCGCCTCGCCGCCGCCCGCGAAGCCGCCGGGATGGAGCAGGAGACGCTGGCCAAACGCCTCGGCGTGCGCCTCAAGACGCTGCAAGGATGGGAAAATGATCTCTCCGAGCCGCGCGCCAACCGGCTGCAGATGCTGGCCGGGCTGCTCAACGTGCCGATGGTCTGGCTGATCACCGGCGAAGGCGACGGTGTTTCGGCCCCGGGCGAGGAAGAGCCGCAGATTTCACCCGACCTTGATGAAACGCTGCTTGAACTCCGCACGCTGCGCGGCGAAATGCGCGCTGCGGGCGAACGTCTCGGCCGCCTCGAGAAGAAACTGCGCAAGCTCTTGAAGGAAGGGGCGTGAGATGACGGCTCAGACAACCGGGGAAACCCATGAGCATCGGCTCAAGCGGCTGCGGATGCGCTCGATGCGCCGCGGCACCAAGGAAATGGATATCCTGCTGGTGCGCTACTGCGACGCCAAGCTCGACCAGATGAACGCCGCAGAGCTCGACGCTTTCGAGGCGCTGCTCGAAGAATACGACCCCGATCTCTATCAGTGGATCTCCGGCCAGCGCCCCGCGCCCGAAGAGCTGCGCCCGCTGATCGCCGACATCGCGCGCGTCGCCTCCGCTGGCTGATCTGCGAGCGGATCGGGCCGGGCCGGAAAGCGCGACATTCGCGCTTTTCGGCGCATCTGACTAGATTTAACGCATTCTTGGTCTTTTCCCGCCAGAACCATTGCTCATTCGGTACTGGCGGAGACGGTCATGAGCATTCACGCTTCCTTGGGAAACCGGCCGGTCACGGGCTTTGTGGCCGGCTATCTGGAAACCCTATCGCTGCTCGAGCGGCTGCACCGATTGCTGCTCGACGTGATCAAAGACGAGTTCGAGCGCGTCGGCATCCTAGAGATCAACGCGGTGCAGGCGCTGCTGCTGTTCAACATCGGCGACAATGAGGTCACCGCGGGTGAGCTGAAATCGCGCGGCTACTATCAGGGCTCGAACGTCAGCTACAATCTCAAGAAACTCGTCGAGATGGGCTATATGCACCACCAGAGGTGCGAGATCGATCGCCGCTCGGTGCGCGTGCGGCTCACCGATCAGGGCCGTCACATCCGCGATCTGGTGGACGAATTGTTCCGCCGCCACTCCGAAGGGCTGGAGGCGCGTCAGATCGTCGATCTCGAAGGGCTGGAGGATGTGAACACAGGTCTGCGCCGGCTTGAGCGGTTCTGGACCGACCAGATCAGGTACATCTACTAGGCTGGATGTTGGGGGCCCGGCGTTCGGTCAGCTCTCGCGATCAACTCTCGATCAACTCCAAGGCCCCTCGTCGCGGTCGCGCCGTTTGCGCGGCACCGGGCGCGGACGCCCCGCAACGCTCGGGCGGCTCTGCTCCTCACCGTCAAACTCGGCACCCGCGCCGGACCAATCGGCCGTTCCTGCCCCACGCGCGGCGCTGCTCTGCGGATGGGCGCTCTGACGAGGTCCGCCCTGCCCGAGGCCGCCCTGACCAAAACCACCCTGCGCCGCAAGATCCTTCAGCGCAGCGATCCGGTTCTCGGTCGCCGGGTGCGTGGCAAAGAGGTTGTCGCGCTTGTGCATATGCAGCGGGTTGATGATGAACATATGCGCCGTGGCCGGGTTCGCCTCGGCTCGCAGATTGTCGATCCGCGCCGCGCCGCGTTGGATCTGCCCCAGCGCCGAGGCCAGCCACAGCGGATTGCCGCAGATCTCGGCCCCCGCCTTGTCGGCGGCATATTCCCGCGTCCGGCTGATCGCCATCTGCACCAGCCCCGCCGCCATCGGCGCAAGGAACATCATGGCCAGCGTGCCCACCAGCCCCATGCGGTTCTCGTCGCGCGAGCCGCCAAAGAAGAAGGCGAAGTTGGCCAGCATCGAGATCGCCCCGGCAAACGTCGCCGTCACCGTCATGATCGCCGTGTCGCGGTTGCGGATATGCGCCAACTCATGCGCCACCACCCCGGCCAGTTCCTCGCGCGAAAGGCTGCGCATCAGCCCGGTGGTCACCGCCACCGCCGCATTCTGCGGGTTGCGCCCGGTGGCAAAGGCGTTGGGCTGCGGGTTGTCCATCAGATAGACCTTGGGCACCGGCAGCCCCGCATTGCGCGACAGCTGCGCCACCATCTCATGCAGGCCAAAGCGGTCGCCCGGTGCCAGCGGCTGCGCGCCATGCATGCGCAGCACCATCTTGTCGGAGTTCCACCACGAAAAGGCGTTCATCCCGCCAGCAAAGATCAGCGCGATCACCATGCCGGTGCTGCCCCCGATCAGATAGCCCAGCCCCATGAACAGGGCGGTCATCGCGGCCATCAGCAGGGCCGTCTTTGCATATCCCATGGATCACACTCCGCGCAGATGCTCTTGCGCCCGATATAGGGTCGCGGCCCCTGCGCGCCAAGCGCGGCCTAGCGCAGTTCCGTCTCTAAGGGACCCGGCAGCGCAGGCATGGGCACCAATTCGCCCACCATCATATCA encodes:
- a CDS encoding MarR family winged helix-turn-helix transcriptional regulator codes for the protein MSIHASLGNRPVTGFVAGYLETLSLLERLHRLLLDVIKDEFERVGILEINAVQALLLFNIGDNEVTAGELKSRGYYQGSNVSYNLKKLVEMGYMHHQRCEIDRRSVRVRLTDQGRHIRDLVDELFRRHSEGLEARQIVDLEGLEDVNTGLRRLERFWTDQIRYIY
- a CDS encoding pyridoxal phosphate-dependent aminotransferase; translation: MSFLSDTLSRVKPSPTVAVTQLANELKAAGKDVIGLGSGEPDFDTPDHIKAAAIAALDAGKTKYTAPDGIIELKQAICAKFKRDNGLTYTPSQISVSTGGKQVLFNALLATLNPGDEVIIPAPYWVSYPDMVKLGQGEPVFIDGAPERGYKITPEQLDAAITPKTKWFLFNSPSNPSGAGYSRAELKALTDVLMKYPHVWVLSDDMYEHLAYDDFEFCTPAEVEPALYERTLTVNGVSKAYAMTGWRIGYAGGPEHLIAAMRKIQSQSTTNPCSISQWAAVEALNGPQEFLGEWVEVFKRRRDLVVNALNAVDGIECPTPEGAFYVYPTIDGLLGKTSAGGTKIENDEAFAKALLEEQGVAVVFGAAFGLSPAFRISYATSDEALTEACKRIAAFCEGLS
- a CDS encoding helix-turn-helix domain-containing protein, with translation MEDENDWYGPEAATFGDRLAAAREAAGMEQETLAKRLGVRLKTLQGWENDLSEPRANRLQMLAGLLNVPMVWLITGEGDGVSAPGEEEPQISPDLDETLLELRTLRGEMRAAGERLGRLEKKLRKLLKEGA
- a CDS encoding FAD assembly factor SdhE; the protein is MTAQTTGETHEHRLKRLRMRSMRRGTKEMDILLVRYCDAKLDQMNAAELDAFEALLEEYDPDLYQWISGQRPAPEELRPLIADIARVASAG
- the htpX gene encoding zinc metalloprotease HtpX translates to MGYAKTALLMAAMTALFMGLGYLIGGSTGMVIALIFAGGMNAFSWWNSDKMVLRMHGAQPLAPGDRFGLHEMVAQLSRNAGLPVPKVYLMDNPQPNAFATGRNPQNAAVAVTTGLMRSLSREELAGVVAHELAHIRNRDTAIMTVTATFAGAISMLANFAFFFGGSRDENRMGLVGTLAMMFLAPMAAGLVQMAISRTREYAADKAGAEICGNPLWLASALGQIQRGAARIDNLRAEANPATAHMFIINPLHMHKRDNLFATHPATENRIAALKDLAAQGGFGQGGLGQGGPRQSAHPQSSAARGAGTADWSGAGAEFDGEEQSRPSVAGRPRPVPRKRRDRDEGPWS